DNA sequence from the Nicotiana tomentosiformis chromosome 3, ASM39032v3, whole genome shotgun sequence genome:
GTCGTTCGTCTCACGAGAGCATGGGCAGGGGTACAACACAGCTAACCAgctctgcagctactacatccgtagCACCTCCTCCAACTAGAGGCAATCCAGCACccgtagggcgtggtgcagctaggggtggtgcatagagttcgggaggaccctgccatttctatgctatgaaaGGTCGCCAGAGTTaagaggcttctctagatgtcgtcacaggtatattgactgtccaatctcatgatgtgtatgctcttattgatcccggttccaccttgtcctatgtcaCTCTCTATGTTGCTATGgtatttgggatagaaccagaatcgcttcatgagccgttctctatatATACTCCGGAtggtgagtctattatggccaTGCAGGTTTATAGAGactgtgttgtcacggtgcatggtcgggacaccatggccgatcttattgaactggggatggttgattttgatgcaATCATAGGGATGGACTAGCTTTATTCATGATTTgctaagcttgattgccgaactagaactgttaGATTTGAATTTCGAAATcagccagttgttgagtggaaggaGGATGATATGGTGCCCAAGGGTAGGTTTATTACTTAACTTAAGACcaccaagatgatcaacaaggggtgtatttactatttggtccgggttacggacaccgactctgaggcacctacacttgagtctgtaccagttatgaatgaatttccggaggtctttactgatgaactccctaggatcccgccagacaaggagattgattttgggattcaTGTGATACCAgacacgcaacctatatctattccaccttacagaatggcaccagcagaTTTGAGTAATCTAAAAGAACAActaaaggatttgttagagaagggtttcaaccggccgagtgtgtcgccttggggtgcaccgttTCTATtcgtaaggaagaaagatgggtcgttgaGAATGTGattatcggcagctcaacaaggtcacaataaaaaataagtacccgcTGCCAAGAATAGATTACTTGTTTTATCAActgcagggtgctaagtatttctccaaaattgatttgagatccgggtaccatcaattgaagatcagggagcaagatattccgaaaacaacattcagaacccggtatgggcactttgcaTTTCTGGTAATgtattttgggctaacaaatgcctcggcaactttcatggatcttatgaaccgagtTTTCAAGTCGTTCCTTGaatcttttgtgatagtgtttattgacgatatccttgtatattcacgaagttgaGAGGACCATGCTGATTACCTCATGGCAGTTCTACAGACTCTACGTCAGCACCAGTTGTATCCaaagtttttgaaatgtgaattttggcttgaatctgtcatgTTCTTGGGTCGTGTTGTCTCTAGAGacggaattaaggttgatcctcaaaagattgcagctgtgaagaattggcctagacctataactccaacagaaattcgcagtttcttgggcttagccggGTATTACAGGAAATTTGTGGAGAgattctctactcttgcctctccattgactaactTGACGTAGAAGACAGCTAAGTTCCAATGCTCAGatacttgtgaaaggagcttccaggagttgaaatcaagattgactacgacaccggtattgatcctaccagagggtacatatgggtttttgatatattgtgatgcttcaagaatcggacaTGGGTATGttttaatgcaacatggcaaggtgatagcttatgcttctaggcaactcaagaatcacgaaaagaactatccaacacacaACTTAGATcatgcggc
Encoded proteins:
- the LOC138907797 gene encoding uncharacterized mitochondrial protein AtMg00860-like, which gives rise to MWEDSREEESPPARWNEFADAFTDHFFPAETKEGSATEFEILKQVLQTLRQHQLYPKFLKCEFWLESVMFLGRVVSRDGIKVDPQKIAAVKNWPRPITPTEIRSFLGLAGYYRKFVERFSTLASPLTNLT